Within the Hermetia illucens chromosome 6, iHerIll2.2.curated.20191125, whole genome shotgun sequence genome, the region GGGCCACCCACCCATCGCCATCTTGGAAGAATGAATTCcaatgcatggcatagcccgtaATGCAATTGCCGCCCCTCCTCCACTACCACTTTCACTTTCCGATTATAGTGCATACGAGTGTCAGGCCTgttcgccgaccaagttcttcgcttGAGTAactgtcaggccagcgtaccccAATGATACGACGCTGGCAGCTGTTGACAAAGGTTTGGGATTTTTGAGTAAGAGTCTTccttttattctttttcttcagcctttgctccGTTTACAAGCcggttcggctcgtcgtgatcggttttgccatttggttctaaaaatgcctgatctagatgcaatcgcaAGCCTTccaaattcccatccagtgtatcaagccatcgttgtttcgaccagccttttggtcgactACCATccccatgttcagaccaattttggcaagtgaattctggttagtacgaattacatgaccataccatcgaagacgcctttctcgcatatttgtcacgatcggtgcaatcccatatcgatcgcgaactttacttttcggattgtgatagagcaatttaacccaacgcacaagttcttctggtactaggtgttgtcgtagagcataccagattagttcgtgtggcacaagatcaaacactttctccagatccGGAAATGCATTGCatatgtattgcgtcagtagttccacagatCTTGGcgaacccggcttgattcacggttattcgaACGATTTCAAGAATgcattaaaaaatcttcatggtatgggacagtaaCATTCTCCTGGACTACcttattttttccatattggaactgtggtactttcttaccaatcagatggtgttctatagTCCTGAATAacgcgattgaagaattcactgagccgtagtgttgggtcccagctctgtGCTTttaagagctcagatgcgatgtgatctggtcttgttgctttcccaaatttaatttgttttattgcttccccgacttcagttgcgctgacaagtggaatgGCTTCAGATGTTGGCGCCGCAGCtgtaccgtttttgtcattaatgtaacagaagtgtttgatatcgtGTGTGCGTTTGTGtcggcttttaacaagtcgatacagatctctctcgccatccggagtgtccgtttcttttcacgaatctttatttcaatatcgtcattccaaagccgagTATCTTGGTGtaggtttgtatcgtgatttcacgtcggataccagtcgactcagctgtgaatgagtacttaagtcaaatcagggtgacgagcgcaatgctgaccacattgcctcctacagggtctGTAATCAAGTAGTGTACCCTTGCGGTCTTGaaggaaatgctctaacacactttaaggtcgtgatccaatacggattgttgcgccaatgattattattatattggatCGGTGACCCTGAGGTTTGCATATGCCACTTTGTGattcgtgtctttaacttggttctacgattcttccaTTCTTTGTAGCCATGTTTACCACGTTCGTATTCtatgtcgtagcttttggcaccagaccatcgggtttcttgttgAGTGCAGATATCActacgccttttccgaaaggctcctgcgagttcctcggtctttcctgtGAACGTGTcaatatttagcatgcagacacgtatttgatttgctcggactaacttacttacatcCTGCCACGTCCACTAACGGGAACGCCCTAGCACTGGATGGATTTTGCTTGATTGGCTTGTCACGGGACCTACCGACCCAAGAGAgaccaggtaggatttaacataatGGAATCACTAACTATATTTCatgtatctctttccctgatctcagcaatttattcttattttactgaggataatacaaagtacgttgtttcaagccctccttctttacctgggcttgggaccatttttctggaactaagtcatgtttcgAAATAGTACGACATCAGTCAGTACCGGaggatagtgaaaaataatcgagttgctcTTCTCAAaaggtaacaaggaagaagtttTTGTTTGAGCTCGGTATCAATTTATCGGACTATTCAAAGTAACAAGTATTCTGCTTGTAAGACATTCCATGAACCCTGTAGTCAGGAggagcttagtaactggggatgtcgagcCAACTTAAAATGAGACCTTGATCGGATTTCAATCCGAGTTCACAGGATATACTGCGATTCTCGAGAGATTGGTCGCGTCAAGCAAGCACTTcatggaaatccatcaccaagagtgcacaaatATGTTATGGACactattggaaactaccattccTCAAATGATATGTCAACTACTGATATTCTCCAGCTGCTGAAACAGAACTTGCGGTATGTTTCAGCACATCGGCTCGATCTTGTTAAGACAGAAGACTCCTCGAGAAATGTTTGGGAACAACCCAGCCTTTGCAATTTAGAAACAGCATGATTTCCACAGGAAATGTGTGACCCTCGCCGAAAAGATTATGCCCGATATAACTAAAGCTAATTCATCCAGTTCAGTGGGGATATCGGCATTCTGTTAAGTTTGGAGAAATCTCGATTGAAAGCAATTGCTCGGGAAGGATACACGATACGTACACAAATACCTCCGCGTATTGCAGGCAGCAAAATTTGCCGCGGCGATgaataaatctaagttgctggggtaATTTGAACGGCATCTAGATTTTATCTTGAAAACAGGGCTgatcttgaaaaataaaatcatggcaatcaacacctttcctATTCCCCTCCTTATATAGAGGTTCGGTGCGATGCAGTGGAGTaacactgatttagaatctatcAACAGAcgagtaagggtagttcttgaaACAACAACATCCACAATAAAACcgtcgaaaaattgaggatcactatcccacgacATCAGGGATGAAGGGggatacttgatttaaaaactttGCACAAAACCAAGCGCATcttcttcgtgagtttttctttgaaaaacaaCCCTCTAGCCAATTTCATCAGGTTATCGCCATAGCAGATTGTCTCCTTGTAGTTGAATGGGAATGGGGTCCCATACCGAACGTAATTTCAATCCAACAGAATGTCGGATAGTGCAACCCCTTCACGGAGATTACCTTAAGAATTTGTTGCTGCCAGACATTGaatccaacaaatggttgactggTGCTATTTTATGACACCAAAGCATTCTTcatttcaattcaggatgcttcgctcccaactgaaaattaaaaactCCTTAATCATCAACTTCAGTTGTAGGAtgctgagcagtaccgagtactcCAGCTGTCATCACACCATCTGAAGGATTCTCCATCGAAACCTTGCGCTGGAATACACTTTAattaccatccttattataagcatACTTCGCAgagaatttttggaaattatccGGTCAAACTACGGTGAGATCAGACTAACGCCATCGATTACAGTGTTGGCCACTATAGACCCAATCTAGTTCtgtttctcaaggaagaacgagtgTGTTTCATAAatgatgtagccgtaccgttggaaaTTCCGAACTACGTCCTCTTGGCGGATGATATGAAACATacatggagactacaaaagatctaAGTAGTTCCAGTCGTAATTTCAACGACAGGATTAATTCCGCAAAATTTACTTAAGGCACTGAAGATGCCCGATCTAAGGAccggactatacatggagatgcaaaaagctgtGATCCTTGCAACATGTGCTATAGTTGGAAGtctcctgtccggtaacagtcTGGCCTAGTGGATTCTAGTCTAGGGTTGCATTGCCTTTGATTTTACGATGTATCTGCAGCTTAGAATCAGTGTGTCACTGCTACATTTTCGCGTAGTCCTGTTGAAACACATGTCCAGCAGAGAGTAATGCTAGATAAAATAGTAAAATCCATTGATTGAAACGGAAATATACACTTCTAAGCTCAATTACAGATGCAGATACACCAATTTTTTATTGCAAGCAACACACATATACACACATAAATACTGCACAAAAAGCTGTATGGGGATATTATGAAGAGTAGACTCCAaatgcacttcattcaacaagCCAGAAAAACTGTCTGATTTCATGCTCGTTTGAGGGGCGACAGTGAGGAGGTCCTTCTTTCGGGGCCCCTCCGGCAATCAATGTATCTCGTAGAAACCGCATTGCTTGTGCATTTTTCATAGAAGCCGTTTGTAGATCCAGCATTGGTTCAGGATAGTTGACACCTATTACGCATCCGCAAGCCTCCTGCACTTCTAATGGTGTATTCCATGGTTCATGActgggaaataataaaaaaaatataatattaaaaattaaagccTGCAATTTTCGTACTTACATATATTCCTTGGGGAGACACCGAAGTTCGGGTATGTATCTTTTTATATAGTCTCCATTCGGGTCCAATCTCCTGGCCAATGATAGTGGACATGTACAGAGGGACGAGTCCAGAAGTTTTTCAAAAGCGGAGGACGATACCCACATCCAATTTCCGGCACATACCGACCAATCAGCGTCAATCAAATACTTCAGAAAGTGTTGCAATCCTAGCTCCCAGCTCAGCCACAATGCTCCGCGTGTCAGGAAACTTGCTACTGTATTTCGAAGAATATGATGAAGCCACCCTTCCGAGAGAAGTTGTCGCATAGCCGCATCAATCAACGGGAAGCCCGTCTTTCCAGCTTTCCATCTTTCAAATTCATCCCCTTTAGGAACGGCCCAAGGAATGTTCAGGCATATATCATTGTTTTTCATTTGCGCGTAGTTAATATTATTCACTGACATGGTATAGAAGTATTCACGCCAGATCAATTGTCCCGTGATATGGGGACCACTTGGAGAATGTGCACCATTCATTCTCTTCACTTCTTCAAATAGATCGTGCAGGTCCCAATAGAATCGCCTTATAGAAAGGCAGCCATACCGTAGATGAGGGCTCAACGATCGAGATGGTCCGAGAATATCAGGGTGAGTGTGGTTCGGGAGATAAAAGCCCCGCTGGAATGCATTTTCCTCAACTTTGAGGCGATAACGTAAGTTTTCAAGAGCCTTTGTCTCTCCTCCGATCCATGCTTCAGTAACATCGGAATCGCAGTTTTCGAAATAAACATCGAAATCTTCGGGGTTGGGGGGCTGAAATTATTGCAGGTAAGCAAATAGTTTTCATTTCCATACACTGTTTGGCTTACTTTACTGAAAGCCTGAAACTCTTTGAGCATTTTCTCAGGCAGTTTGAAAAACTTCACTTCATTCCAATTTGGGTTTGGTACTGGCCGGGATGGTAGTCCTAGCGTTTCAACCGTGTGCTGTAAGTTCAAACATCCTTTATTATGATAAACTGCTTTAACCTCTCAAATATATGTACTCACTAAGAACATTTCATACGTTAACGGAGGTATACCACCATTGGCTTGTATTACAGCTTGGGGATTCCATAACGTATGTGAGATCTTTTCTATGCAGTTCACGCCAATATCGTGACATAGGTTTTCCACGGAAGAATCACGCTCTCTCCATATTGGCTCGCAATCCTGCTCATAGCATATCGTGGATATGGCACATTCTTCCCACAAGCGACGGAAAATTTCACTGGGCTTCCCTTGTAAAAAGTACAATTGTCCTCCTTGAGCTTTGAATTGTTGGTCCAGATCAGCGAGAGCAGTCAGGAGAAATCGCATTCGGTTGTAACCGATCAATTTTGTGCCTTGaaataacaatttttaaaattaattccaaataatatgaaaattaaaCAATAAAATGGAGACTTGGTAAAGAGGTTAGAGGGTTTATCGGTATAGCATGCGCCAagctaatttaatttatttcattatgaaattttccCTGCCGTTTTCCGGGCAAacgttatttattattattagtacccAAGCGTCTACAGCACCTGGGATAGAGGCTAACGATTTATGGTTGGTTAGTGTATCCCCAGAAtgctgggactctggagagcactTCTCTCTTTATTGTGGCACTATGCTTTTATATACTGGAAAGGCAAGTGGTGGGGCACATGAATTTGATGATGGACTGTTGCTGATGGTCCAGATTAGGAAGCACCACAATTGTGGAATGCTACGCAAGAACGGAGATATTTTCTTGGAGCAGTTACAACGACTTCAGGAGACGACCCGTAGAGGTGACGTTGGGGCCATGCTGGATGATTTCAATGCCAAGGTTTGCTCTGATAACAGCTTTCTCCGGCATATAATGAGGAACAATAGTCTTGGTGACTTTAACAATAATGATGAAAGGTTTATAGATTTTAGGGCTTTTCAAATTTCATCAGCgggacattgttcgagcacagcgcCTTCCActaagtcagttgggtttcggcTGACCGGAACACATGAACCATATTGTGTCCAGTAATAGACTTAGGAGTTTTCGTCTGATCATGCGTTACAAAAGAGATGCTGACAAACGCCTCGAAAAAGGGttcatctgatggtcgtttaccgGCACTGCGTGCCTCTAGCGGGCCTGCTTGCAGCGGAACAAAGCGTTGGCATTCAAATTCAATGCGGACCGTCTACCTAATCCAGCTATCATCCAGCAGTAGGGAAATCTTCTTGCTGCCAAAG harbors:
- the LOC119659223 gene encoding cryptochrome-1, translated to MYNNSCDGNTVGPSVLWFRHGLRLHDNPALLAALENKHKGSQFLPIFIFDSESAGTKLIGYNRMRFLLTALADLDQQFKAQGGQLYFLQGKPSEIFRRLWEECAISTICYEQDCEPIWRERDSSVENLCHDIGVNCIEKISHTLWNPQAVIQANGGIPPLTYEMFLHTVETLGLPSRPVPNPNWNEVKFFKLPEKMLKEFQAFSKPPNPEDFDVYFENCDSDVTEAWIGGETKALENLRYRLKVEENAFQRGFYLPNHTHPDILGPSRSLSPHLRYGCLSIRRFYWDLHDLFEEVKRMNGAHSPSGPHITGQLIWREYFYTMSVNNINYAQMKNNDICLNIPWAVPKGDEFERWKAGKTGFPLIDAAMRQLLSEGWLHHILRNTVASFLTRGALWLSWELGLQHFLKYLIDADWSVCAGNWMWVSSSAFEKLLDSSLCTCPLSLARRLDPNGDYIKRYIPELRCLPKEYIHEPWNTPLEVQEACGCVIGVNYPEPMLDLQTASMKNAQAMRFLRDTLIAGGAPKEGPPHCRPSNEHEIRQFFWLVE